A stretch of Lactuca sativa cultivar Salinas chromosome 6, Lsat_Salinas_v11, whole genome shotgun sequence DNA encodes these proteins:
- the LOC111887492 gene encoding ras-related protein RABE1a, with protein MAAPPARARADYDYLIKLLLIGDSGVGKSCLLLRFSDGSFTTSFITTIGIDFKIRTIELDGKRIKLQIWDTAGQERFRTITTAYYRGAMGILLVYDVTDESSFNNIRNWIRNIEQHASDNVNKILVGNKADMDESKRAVPTSKGQALADEYGIKFFETSAKTNMNVEEVFFSIARDIKQRLSETDSKAEPQTIKINQGNQGAGSSQGGEKSSSCCS; from the exons ATGGCTGCTCCACCAGCTAGAGCTCGAGCGGATTACGATTACCTCATCAAGCTTCTTTTAATCGGCGACAGTG GTGTTGGTAAGAGTTGTCTCCTTTTACGTTTCTCAGATGGTTCCTTCACCACTAGTTTCATTACAACCATAGG TATTGATTTTAAGATAAGAACCATTGAGCTTGATGGAAAACGAATCAAATTGCAAATCTGGGACACTGCTGGTCAAGAAAGATTCAGGACAATCACAACTG CATATTATCGTGGAGCCATGGGTATTCTACTGGTGTATGATGTAACTGATGAATCATCTTTTAACA ACATCAGAAATTGGATTCGTAACATAGAACAACATGCATCTGATAATGTAAACAAGATTCTTGTTGGAAACAAAGCTGACATGGACGAAAGCAAAAGG GCTGTTCCTACTTCAAAGGGTCAGGCACTTGCTGATGAGTATGGAATTAAATTCTTTGAAACT AGTGCAAAAACTAATATGAATGTGGAGGAGGTGTTCTTCTCAATAGCTAGGGATATAAAACAAAGACTTTCAGAAACTGATTCGAAAGCTGAG CCTCAAACAATTAAGATTAACCAAGGAAACCAGGGAGCAGGGTCTTCACAAGGTGGTGAGAAATCCTCAAGCTGTTGTTCTTAA